CAGTCTCCTCTCCTACGCCGCCACCGGCCGCCCGCCCTTCGGCACCGGAGCCGTGGACGCCCTCCTCTACCGCACCGTGCATGACGAGCCCGACCTCGACGGTGTCCCCGACGACACGCGCGCATTCCTGGAGCGCTGCCTCGCGAAGGACCCGGGCGCCCGGCCCACCGCCCGCGAGGTGGACGAGACGCTGGTCGAGGACACGCCCCACGACACCGTCGACTGGCTGCCCGACACCGTCGTACGACTCATCGCGGACCGCTCCGCCGCGATGCTCGCCCTCCCGGACATCGAGGCGACGGCCCTCGACGCGAGGGCGGACGGGCAGCCGACGCCTGCCGACACATCGCCGCGCCCCTCCAGCCGCCGCCGCTTCCTGCTGCTCGGCGGCGCGGCCCTGCTCACGGCCGGTGGCGGTGCAGCCGCCTGGGCCGCCCTGCGCGAAGACGGCACCGCGTCGGCCGCCTCGCCCCGTGCCCGCCGCTGGATTCTCGGCGTCCAGGCCGACCTGACGGGCCCGCAGAAAACCGTCGGACAGGCTCAGGAACGCGGGATACGGCTGGCCGTCGAGCAGTTCAACTCCCGCAAGGACAAGCCCTTCACGCTCACCCTCAAGACAGTCGACGACCAGGGCGACGCGACCCGCGCCGTCAAGGTGGCCCGCGCCCTCGCCGCCGACCGTGACCTGCTCGCCGTCATCGGCTCGACGGGCGACGAGACCACCGGTGCGAGTCTCGACAGCTACGACGCAGAGCTTGTCCCCCAGCTCACTGCCTCCTCCGCGCAGTACCCCTACGGTGTCTCGGAGCCCCGCCACTTCCTCCAGGCCGTCCCCGGCTACACGAGCCTGCCCGGCACGGCCGCCTTCTCCCTCCAGACCCAGGGCGCCCAGCGCGTGGGCGTGCTGATCGACCGCGACGGCGGCATCCCGGCCTGGCAGTTCGGCCGCGCGATGTTCGGGGGCCTCGACTTCCTGAAGATCGTCGGTGAGCCGCGCGTCGCACCGCGGCTGGCCGAGGACCTCGCACCGGTGGTCGCCGAGATGGTCGCGCGGAAGCCGGACGGCTTCGTCTACACAGGCACCCCGGCCCGCGCCGCGGCCGTCGCGCGCGCCCTCGCGCGGACGGACTTCACCGGACTGCGCGTCCTCGGTTACACCGCCGCCGAACCGGAGTTCCTGACCGCCGCGGGCGCCGCCGCCGATGGCTGGCAGGTCTTCGCCCCGTACATCGATCCGTCGGCCTCCCCCGTCCGCGCCTTCGCCACCGCCTACCGCGAACGCTACGGCGCCGCACCGCCGTACTGGGCGGCGGAGGGCTACGACGTGGCCCGCATGGTCATCGCCCGCATCACCGAGGCCGGCGGCCGGCCCTCCCGGACCAAGCTGTACAACCTGCTGGCGAAGGGCACGTACAAGGGACTCGTCCGCACCTATGCGTTCGACCAGAAGTACCACTTGCTCGAAGGTTACGAGACCTTCCGCTACGAGGTGACGGGCAGCCGGTACACCTACGCGGGCAGGGTGGACCTCTGATGGAGCCTCTGACTGCCGACGACCCCGAGGACATCGGCGGACACCGGCTGCTGGCCCGGCTCGGCGCGGGCGGCATGGGCGTCGTCCACCTCGCGCGTATGCCCGGCGGGGCGCTCGTCGCGCTCAAGACGATCCGAGCCGAGCACGCGGTGGACCCGGCCTTCCGCACTCGGTTCCGCCGCGAGGTGACGGCGGTCCGTGGTCTGACCGGGCGCTGGCTGGTGCCGGTCGTGGCCGCCGACACGGAGGCCCGGGAGCCGTGGCTGGCCACGGAGTTCGTTCCCGGACCGTCCCTGGTCGAGGCGGTCGACGGCTTCGGCGCACTGCCTGTCACCGCCGTACGCACCCTGGGATCCCGGCTGGCCGACGCGCTGAGTGCCGTACACGACGCCGGACTTGTGCACCGCGATGTGAAACCGGGCAACGTGCTCCTCGCCCTGGACGGCCCCCGCCTCATCGACTTCGGCATCGCGTATGCCGCGGGTGCCACCGCGCTCACCGCACCGGACGCCGTTGTCGGCACGCCCGGCTTCCTCGCGCCGGAGCAGGCGCAGGCCGCCGGGGAGGTCGGTCCGGCGAGCGACGTCTTCTCGCTGGGCTGTGTCATGGCGTACGCGGCCTCGGGCCGGCGCCCGTTCGGCACCGGGTACGCGGCGGGCGTCCTCTTCCGCACGGTGCACGAGGAGCCGGACCTGGCGGACGTCCCCGACGAGCTGAGGGACTTGATCGGGGCCTGCCTGGCCAAGGACCCGACCGAGCGGCCCACGGCCCAGGAGGTCGCCGCCGCGCTCCGGGACCCGCGCATCTCCCTCGCGCGGGAGATCGCCGAGGCCCAACGGGAGCACTGGCTGCCGCCCGCGATCCTCCGCGTGGTCGCCGAACGCTCCGCACGGGCGCTGGACGTGCCCACCCCCCGACGCCCCACACGCCAACCCGCGGACGACGACCCGGCCGCCGATCCGGCCGCCGATCCGGGATTCACGCACCCACAGGACGCTCGCCCCCCGAGCCGACGGCGTGTGCTGCTGATGGGAAGCGCCGCGGCCTCCGTGCTCGCCGTCGGCGGCGGGGCCACCGCCTACCTGACGGCCGGGCGAGGCGGCCAGGGCGGCGCGCTTCCCGTACACACCCTCGGCTTCCAGGCCGACCTCAGCGGCGCGAACAAGGCGAACGGCGTGGCGCAGGAGCGCGGGGCGCGGCTCGCCGTGGAGCAGCACAACGCGCGCGCCGGCATCACGTTCCGCCTCGCCCTCGAGACCGTCGACGACCGGGGCGACGCGACGTGGGCCAAACAGGCGGCCCAGCGCCTCACCGGGGCCGGGGTGAGCGCGGTCCTCGGGCCCAACACCGCCTCCGCGGCGCTCGCCGCCGGCCCGCTCTACCTGGCCGCCGACACAGGCATGGTGCTCATCTCCGTGGACGACGCGAGACTCGACGATGCCAGGCTGCGCACCCTGTGCGTCACCCGCGCCCCGGAGCGCTACGTGGCGCTCCCGCTGCTCTCGTACCTGACCGAGGTACAACCGGTCGACCGCACGGCCGTCATCGATGACCGGGCAGCGGGCCCGACGGGCTCGGACGTCACCAACCAAGTCGAGCAGAACCCGCCCCAGGAGGGCACGACCAGCGTCCACTCCGTGGCCGCCGAGAGCGACGACTTCGGCCCCGCCGTCCGCGCCGCCCTCGCCGCCAAGGCACAGGCCGTCGTCTTCAGCGGCACATCCCCCGAACGCGCCGCCCGCTGCGCGCGCGCACTCACCGAGGCGGGCTTCTCCGGACCGCGCCAGGGCACCTGGCACATCATGCAGCCGGCCTTTCTCCAGCAGGCCGGACCCGCGGGCCAGGACTGGCTGTTCGGCACCCCCTTCACCGACCCCGGCAGCGTGTCCCGCGACTTCCAGGCCGCCCACCGCGCGAAGTACGGCACCACACCGGGCCGCTGGTCCCCGGAGGCGTACGACGCGGTAGGACTGGTCGCCCGCGCCCTCAAGTCGCTGGGCGGCTCGGCCGACGTCCAGCCACGATCCGTATCGCCGCGACTCTTCGACGTCACCTACAAGGGACTCGCCAAGACCTTCCACGTCAGCACCAACGGCGTCGACCCCCTGAAGTCCGGCGCGTTGTACTTCCTGTTCCAGGCGAAAGGGAACACCTTCCGCTTCCTGGGACGCTACGACCAGGTCAAGTGAGTCCACGGGCTGGAAACGCTCGCCACGTGTCGATCCGGCACGGCCTCCGTGCTGGTATCCGGGCATGGGTGAGCCGGTTGTGCGTGACATGAGGCAGCGGCACCCGGGGCGCGGGCGCGCGTGGACCGGCGGCGGTCACGCCGATCTGCGCGGCGGCACGTCCGCGTCCGGCCGTGCGGCGTGGGTGGTGAACCAGTCCCGGGCCAGTTCGGCGACGGTGTCCAGGGCGCCCGGCTCGGTGAAGAGGTGGGTGGCGCCGGGGACGACGGCGAGCTGGTGTTCGCAGTGCATCCGGTCCGCGGCGAGCCGGTTGAGGCTGAGTACTTGGGTGTCGCGGCTGCCGACGATGAGCAGGGTCGGGGCCCGCACCCGTGCCAGTGCGGCCGGGGTGGCCAGGTCGGGGCGCCCGCCGCGGGAGACGATCGCCTGGATGTTGTCGTCGGCGGCGGCCTCCAGGGCGGCGCCCGCGCCCGTGCTCGCCCCGAAGTAACACACGGGCAGGTCGGTTTCCCGGCGCAGCCAGTCCGCCGCGGCCTCCAGGCGCCGAGCCAGCAGGAGGACGTCGAAGACGTTGCCCCGGTCGCCTTCCTCGTCTTCGGTGAGCAGGTCGAGCAGCAGGGTGCCCAGGCGGGCGCGGTTGAGTGCGGTGGCGACGTACTGGTTGCGGGGGCTGTGCCGACTGCTGCCGCTGCCGTGCGCGAACGCGACCACAGCTCGGGCGGCATCGGGGAGCGCCAGCAGCGCGGCCAGCCGTACGTGCTCGGCGGGCACCTCGACGTCGCGGTCCGGCGGGGGATCACCCGGAGTGTCCGGGAGCGGAGCCGTCGTGGTGGGGCGGTCGGCTCGGGCCAGCAGCGCGGCGACCTCCGTGTCGCTGGTCTGGGCGAAGTCGTGGTACCAGGCGCCGACGGAGCCGAAGTAGCGAATCGCCTGCAGACAGACGACCTGGTCGGCCACCGCGTCCAGGTGCGGCAGGGTTCGTTCCGGCCCGACCGGGATGGCGAGGATGATCCGCGCCGCCCCCTGGTTCCGTACGACCCTGCAGGCGGCCTCGGCGGTGGCGCCGGTGGCGAGACCGTCGTCCACGATCACCACGGTGCGCCCGGCCACGGGCACGGGGACGCGCTCGGCGCGGTAGCGGCTCACGCGCCGCTCCAATTCGGCTCGCTCCGTCTGCTCGACCGCCTCCTGCCGGTCGGTGCTCAGCCCGGTCTCGTCCAGGATGTCCTGGTTGAGGACGCGTACGCCCTGCTCGCCGATGGCTCCGAACCCCAGCTCCGGCTGCCACGGCACCCCGAGTTTGCGCACCACGAGCACGTCCAGCGGCGCGTCGAGGCCCCGGGCCACCTCGTA
This genomic interval from Streptomyces dengpaensis contains the following:
- a CDS encoding bifunctional serine/threonine-protein kinase/ABC transporter substrate-binding protein, with product MTGKLTPSDPARIGGHRLLARLGAGGMGAVYLGRAESGELAAVKVILPEYADQPEFRARFRREVAAARRVDSPWAVPVTGADPDAPAPWLATAFVPGPSLAEAVATCGPLPPRGVRILGRMLARALTAVHDAGLVHRDVKPGNVLLAVDGPRLIDFGIARATEETALTSADMVVGTPGFLAPEQAQAQPASPASDVFALGSLLSYAATGRPPFGTGAVDALLYRTVHDEPDLDGVPDDTRAFLERCLAKDPGARPTAREVDETLVEDTPHDTVDWLPDTVVRLIADRSAAMLALPDIEATALDARADGQPTPADTSPRPSSRRRFLLLGGAALLTAGGGAAAWAALREDGTASAASPRARRWILGVQADLTGPQKTVGQAQERGIRLAVEQFNSRKDKPFTLTLKTVDDQGDATRAVKVARALAADRDLLAVIGSTGDETTGASLDSYDAELVPQLTASSAQYPYGVSEPRHFLQAVPGYTSLPGTAAFSLQTQGAQRVGVLIDRDGGIPAWQFGRAMFGGLDFLKIVGEPRVAPRLAEDLAPVVAEMVARKPDGFVYTGTPARAAAVARALARTDFTGLRVLGYTAAEPEFLTAAGAAADGWQVFAPYIDPSASPVRAFATAYRERYGAAPPYWAAEGYDVARMVIARITEAGGRPSRTKLYNLLAKGTYKGLVRTYAFDQKYHLLEGYETFRYEVTGSRYTYAGRVDL
- a CDS encoding bifunctional serine/threonine-protein kinase/ABC transporter substrate-binding protein, translating into MEPLTADDPEDIGGHRLLARLGAGGMGVVHLARMPGGALVALKTIRAEHAVDPAFRTRFRREVTAVRGLTGRWLVPVVAADTEAREPWLATEFVPGPSLVEAVDGFGALPVTAVRTLGSRLADALSAVHDAGLVHRDVKPGNVLLALDGPRLIDFGIAYAAGATALTAPDAVVGTPGFLAPEQAQAAGEVGPASDVFSLGCVMAYAASGRRPFGTGYAAGVLFRTVHEEPDLADVPDELRDLIGACLAKDPTERPTAQEVAAALRDPRISLAREIAEAQREHWLPPAILRVVAERSARALDVPTPRRPTRQPADDDPAADPAADPGFTHPQDARPPSRRRVLLMGSAAASVLAVGGGATAYLTAGRGGQGGALPVHTLGFQADLSGANKANGVAQERGARLAVEQHNARAGITFRLALETVDDRGDATWAKQAAQRLTGAGVSAVLGPNTASAALAAGPLYLAADTGMVLISVDDARLDDARLRTLCVTRAPERYVALPLLSYLTEVQPVDRTAVIDDRAAGPTGSDVTNQVEQNPPQEGTTSVHSVAAESDDFGPAVRAALAAKAQAVVFSGTSPERAARCARALTEAGFSGPRQGTWHIMQPAFLQQAGPAGQDWLFGTPFTDPGSVSRDFQAAHRAKYGTTPGRWSPEAYDAVGLVARALKSLGGSADVQPRSVSPRLFDVTYKGLAKTFHVSTNGVDPLKSGALYFLFQAKGNTFRFLGRYDQVK
- a CDS encoding phosphoribosyltransferase, with amino-acid sequence MRYDDRTDAGRRLARRLEYLRGEDVVVLGLPRGGVPVAYEVARGLDAPLDVLVVRKLGVPWQPELGFGAIGEQGVRVLNQDILDETGLSTDRQEAVEQTERAELERRVSRYRAERVPVPVAGRTVVIVDDGLATGATAEAACRVVRNQGAARIILAIPVGPERTLPHLDAVADQVVCLQAIRYFGSVGAWYHDFAQTSDTEVAALLARADRPTTTAPLPDTPGDPPPDRDVEVPAEHVRLAALLALPDAARAVVAFAHGSGSSRHSPRNQYVATALNRARLGTLLLDLLTEDEEGDRGNVFDVLLLARRLEAAADWLRRETDLPVCYFGASTGAGAALEAAADDNIQAIVSRGGRPDLATPAALARVRAPTLLIVGSRDTQVLSLNRLAADRMHCEHQLAVVPGATHLFTEPGALDTVAELARDWFTTHAARPDADVPPRRSA